In Panicum virgatum strain AP13 chromosome 4N, P.virgatum_v5, whole genome shotgun sequence, a single window of DNA contains:
- the LOC120670050 gene encoding uncharacterized protein LOC120670050: MGSLGPTTISSMSSMAKAAAASIGTKNSVVAVADQQQAAGQKNCGSCAFQMPLHYPQYKKADYETMPEWRVDCLLREYGLPVTGNLESKRKFAMGAFLWPDQY, encoded by the coding sequence ATGGGTTCCCTAGGCCCAACCACCATTAGTAGCATGAGCAGCATGGCgaaggcagcagcagccagcattGGTACGAAGAATAGCGTGGTTGCCGTCGCCGATCAGCAGCAAGCTGCAGGCCAGAAGAACTGCGGCAGCTGCGCCTTCCAGATGCCGCTGCACTACCCGCAGTACAAGAAGGCGGACTACGAGACCATGCCGGAGTGGCGCGTCGACTGCCTGCTCCGCGAGTACGGCCTCCCCGTCACCGGCAACCTCGAAAGCAAGAGAAAGTTCGCCATGGGAGCCTTCCTCTGGCCCGACCAGTACTGA